From Plasmodium falciparum 3D7 genome assembly, chromosome: 9, one genomic window encodes:
- a CDS encoding serine/threonine protein kinase, putative has product MGQQECSSDFSFNNITKRKNNVFNFISFSDTEGKEEKRKCLIDIEEGNILKKRKVKKCSTRLRKMVRLRNIKSNVQNVSVEDLFKKYDQKDEKKYFCFDEKNDKNGKIYTFVNYEYVQILKKVKELNDCLTSFLRKKKGDTLKVVYDLCDKEKVPKEREGEKEKNGGYYNEYDNKYDNNYDNNYDNNYDNNYDNNYDNNYDNNYDNNYDNNYDNNYDNNYDNKYDNNYDNDKKKLEILEILDKEKIPVCSPKEYFTNITKEYTLYNKKYKIINMIYVKEGNDGSCEKMNYKKKKKNSIKRKIQKIYICPKETFFNPFFNNFITYEHGIKLERHLTKHLCHRNIVLMDSFFFFHNYIVTMYPFGGYPLMVWCKEKEKFVLGNEERKKKKKKIMSIPEFLGQYHNVPHVFKDYMSSNDFISGINNINESDALFNNIQYINQANDQEENKLEPYDKGNISMNYLNVPHDKEHVLKVYTFFPQIIDNDYYNGMPHGIVRNTKGTQRNEKWDIEKKKMNKDMKALKRKLKVINENKRKVKRKIIKKEMKKVKKMKKVKKMKKIKKVKKMEKMEKMEKMEKMEKMKEIKKMKKISKSNKKMEKMKIIYKSNKINNRRKKEYKKKLAYVYPQYVIAEILRQLLNVCLYLYRNKIFHSDIKPSNIVIKNIHKKHMDIICYCKKNKMWYLYKRGEIIKRKICIKLIDFEYCQIIYDKNGLVNSGGTTSIFKPLEDFKNKNIYALPKLVWIIGITIFILLTGTHPFSKINNDVHIYFILSNNKFHIKRKLKKYHYLSQPCKDLLKKMLTINYENRISFIQVFKHSFTLFG; this is encoded by the coding sequence ATGGGACAACAAGAGTGCTCATCCGATTTCTCTTTTAACAACATTACCAAAAGAAAGAAtaatgtttttaattttatttccttCAGCGACACAGAAGGAAAAGaagagaaaagaaaatgtcTTATAGATATCGAAGAAGGAAACATtctgaaaaaaagaaaagtaaaaaaatgtTCCACACGATTAAGAAAGATGGTTCGTCTACGTAACATCAAATCCAACGTTCAAAATGTTTCGGTCGAAGatttgtttaaaaaatatgatcagaaggatgaaaaaaaatatttttgttttgatGAGAAGAATGATAAGAACGGAAAAATATACACTTTTGTAAATTATGAATATGTACAAATTTTGAAGAAggtaaaagaattaaatgaTTGTCTCACATCCTttttaaggaaaaaaaaaggagataCATTAAAGGTGGTGTATGATTTGTGTGATAAGGAAAAGGTACCAAAGGAAAGGGAaggagaaaaagaaaaaaatggaggttattataatgaatatgataataagtatgataataattatgataataattatgacaaTAATTATGACAATAATTATGACAATAATTATGACAATAATTATGacaataattatgataataattatgacaataattatgataataattatgacaataattatgataataagtatgataataattacgataatgataagaaaaaattggAAATACTGGAAATACTCGATAAAGAGAAAATACCCGTATGTAGCccaaaagaatattttacaaatataacaaaagaatatacactatataataaaaaatacaaaataattaatatgatatatgtgAAAGAAGGTAATGACGGGAGTTgtgaaaaaatgaattataaaaaaaaaaaaaagaattcaataaaaagaaaaatacaaaaaatatatatatgtccaAAGGAAACATTCTTTAatcctttttttaataattttataacatatgaACATGGAATAAAATTAGAAAGACATTTAACTAAACACTTATGTCATCGAAACATTGTTTTAATGGattccttctttttttttcataattatattgttaCAATGTACCCCTTTGGAGGTTATCCTTTAATGGTATGGTGtaaagaaaaagagaaatTCGTTTTAGGAAatgaagaaagaaaaaaaaaaaaaaaaaaaattatgagtATACCTGAATTTTTAGGACAATATCATAATGTTCCCCATGTATTCAAAGATTATATGAGTTCCAATGATTTTATAAgtggtataaataatataaatgaatcaGATGctctttttaataacatacaatatataaaccAAGCGAATGACCAAGAAGAAAACAAATTGGAACCTTATGATAAAGGGAATATTTCAATGAATTATTTGAATGTACCACATGATAAGGAACATGTTTTAAAAGTTTATACCTTTTTTCCACAAATAATTgataatgattattataatggtATGCCTCATGGGATAGTCAGGAATACAAAAGGCACacaaagaaatgaaaaatgggatatagaaaaaaaaaaaatgaataaagatATGAAGGCattaaaaaggaaattaaAGGTTATAAACGAGAACAAAAGAAaggtaaaaagaaaaataataaaaaaggaaatgaaaaaagtaaagaaaatgaaaaaagtaaagaaaatgaagaaaataaaaaaagtgaagaaaatggaaaaaatggaaaaaatggaaaaaatggaaaaaatggaaaaaatgaaggaaattaaaaaaatgaaaaaaattagcaaaagtaacaaaaaaatggaaaaaatgaaaataatttacaaaagtaacaaaataaataacagaAGGAAGAAAGAGTACAAGAAAAAACTTGCCTATGTATATCCTCAATATGTAATAGCTGAAATATTAAGACAATTATTAAATGTTtgcttatatttatatagaaacaaaatatttcataGTGACATCAAACCATCAAATATCGTTATAAAGAATATTCACAAAAAACATATGGATATAATTTgttattgtaaaaaaaataaaatgtggtatttatataaaagaggggaaataataaaaagaaaaatttgtataaaattaattgatTTTGAATATtgtcaaataatatatgataaaaatggtTTAGTTAATTCTGGTGGAACAACATCAATATTTAAACCTTTAGaagattttaaaaataaaaacatctATGCTCTACCAAAACTTGTATGGATAATAGGTATaaccatttttattttattaacagGTACTCATCCATTTAGTAAAATCAATAATgatgttcatatttattttattctatctaataataaattccatataaaaagaaaattaaaaaaatatcattatCTTTCTCAACCTTGCaaagatttattaaaaaaaatgttaacaataaattatgaaaatagaATATCATTCATTCAGGTCTTTAAACATTCATTTACTCTTTTTGGATAA